One genomic region from Dermacentor variabilis isolate Ectoservices chromosome 6, ASM5094787v1, whole genome shotgun sequence encodes:
- the LOC142585038 gene encoding amine sulfotransferase-like translates to MAVIDVHIPNGPLYQDMDGVLRLCRNFTVETLRSALTYEPQPDDKFVVTFPKCGTTWTQHIGFLIFNKGVPPSSGLEFFSRSPFIEMLGADSVRDMTRPGVIKTHLPYHLMPMHPQAKYLYVCRNPKDACVFFFYHTRGFTGYEFANGKFEDFFEIFVSGETDYGDYFDHVLGWYEHRNDPNVLFLHYEDMKAQPRESVLKIAEFFDQSYHKLLLDNEDVLQNVIKYSDVESMKDYASRNFTDFFTKQIDGEAPEGLRVFHEASQKNPSTASFIRKGIVGDWKNHLSPEQNARLENKILVLLCGSDLVETWRKHGVM, encoded by the coding sequence ATGGCCGTCATCGACGTGCATATACCCAATGGCCCGCTCTACCAGGACATGGACGGGGTCCTGCGGCTCTGCCGCAACTTCACAGTGGAAACACTGCGTTCCGCGCTCACTTACGAGCCGCAGCCAGACGACAAGTTCGTCGTCACGTTTCCCAAGTGCGGTACCACGTGGACGCAGCACATTGGCTTCTTGATCTTCAACAAAGGCGTTCCCCCTTCTAGTGGCCTGGAGTTCTTCAGTAGAAGCCCCTTTATCGAGATGCTCGGCGCCGACAGTGTGCGGGACATGACTCGTCCCGGAGTGATCAAGACGCACCTTCCTTACCACCTCATGCCCATGCACCCACAGGCCAAGTACCTCTACGTATGCCGCAATCCTAAGGACGCTTGCGTGTTCTTTTTCTACCACACACGAGGTTTCACCGGATACGAGTTCGCCAACGGCAAGTTCGAAGATTTCTTCGAGATCTTTGTGTCCGGTGAGACCGACTACGGAGACTATTTTGACCACGTCCTGGGTTGGTACGAGCACCGCAACGACCCGAACGTCCTCTTCCTGCACTACGAAGACATGAAGGCCCAGCCACGGGAGAGCGTGCTCAAGATTGCCGAGTTCTTCGACCAAAGCTATCACAAGTTGCTGCTGGACAACGAGGACGTCCTCCAGAACGTGATCAAATACAGTGATGTCGAATCCATGAAGGACTACGCCTCGCGGAACTTCACCGATTTCTTCACAAAGCAAATAGACGGAGAAGCGCCCGAAGGTCTCAGAGTCTTCCACGAAGCTTCACAGAAGAATCCTTCCACTGCTAGCTTCATTCGCAAGGGCATCGTCGGAGACTGGAAGAATCATTTGTCGCCTGAACAGAACGCCAGGTTGGAGAACAAGATTCTGGTGCTGCTATGTGGTAGTGACTTGGTGGAAACCTGGAGAAAGCACGGTGTTATGTAG
- the LOC142585037 gene encoding sulfotransferase ssu-1-like, which produces MAVDVRYPRGPLYRDIDGFRLNAYVSVDLYRSALGYKPRADDVFIATFPKSGTTWTQQIGYLILHDGSPAPDGMDFFKTMPFLEMFGAEDVEKMKRPGLIKTHLPYNLVPKSPSAKYVYVCRNPKDVCVSFFYHTKGFMAYDFADGKLEDFFDVFVQGATDFGEYFDHVLSWYAHRNDSNVLLMHYEDIKADPKNQVLKLAAFLGDEHHRKLIEHPEALDRVIELSGIDFMRSKTGADIKAFLTRPLDNEKDVCPGLNHYHDMAMRYPKTVGFIRKGVVGNWKEHFTPEMNAEMEAKIYQRLAGTDIIDVWKRHGIL; this is translated from the coding sequence ATGGCTGTGGACGTGAGATATCCACGAGGACCCTTGTACAGAGACATAGACGGTTTCAGGCTGAACGCCTACGTGTCGGTCGACCTTTATCGTTCAGCGTTAGGGTACAAGCCGAGAGCGGACGACGTCTTCATCGCGACGTTTCCCAAGAGTGGGACGACATGGACGCAGCAGATCGGCTACCTCATCCTTCACGACGGATCGCCTGCTCCCGACGGAATGGACTTCTTCAAGACCATGCCCTTCTTGGAGATGTTCGGTGCCGAAGACGTAGAAAAGATGAAGCGACCGGGTCTTATCAAGACACACCTCCCCTATAACCTGGTTCCGAAGAGTCCCTCCGCGAAGTATGTGTACGTCTGCAGGAACCCAAAGGACGTATGCGTATCGTTTTTTTACCACACCAAGGGTTTCATGGCGTACGACTTCGCGGACGGTAAACTCGAAGACTTCTTCGACGTTTTCGTGCAAGGCGCGACCGATTTCGGCGAATACTTCGATCACGTCCTCTCCTGGTACGCTCACCGCAACGATTCCAATGTGCTGTTGATGCACTACGAGGACATCAAGGCTGACCCAAAGAATCAAGTACTAAAGCTCGCTGCTTTCCTTGGCGACGAACACCACCGGAAACTTATCGAACACCCGGAGGCACTGGACCGAGTGATCGAACTCAGCGGAATAGATTTTATGAGGTCCAAAACGGGTGCCGACATAAAAGCGTTCCTTACCAGGCCGCTGGACAACGAAAAAGACGTGTGTCCTGGTCTGAACCACTATCATGATATGGCGATGAGATATCCCAAAACAGTGGGTTTTATCCGCAAGGGTGTGGTAGGAAACTGGAAGGAGCACTTCACGCCTGAAATGAACGCGGAAATGGAAGCAAAGATATATCAGAGGCTTGCCGGCACGGACATTATTGACGTCTGGAAGAGGCACGGCATCCTATGA